The Vicinamibacterales bacterium genome contains the following window.
AAGGTGATTACGCTGCAGCGGCCTCCCGCAAAGCCGTCGCAGAAGCCCTGGTGGCAGAAGGACTGGGACGATCCCATCCGCGCGCGCGATCGCGTGCTGTTCGCCTGACGCGGCCGCCCCGTGTCCCCGATCGGGCGATGCGGCTGGAGCACACCCCAGCCGTATCGCCTTGGTAGGAACTTTGAAGGCGTTCGTCCTCGCATCGCGCTCGGACCTGAGCGTTTTCACGGATGGCTCCTGCCAGGTCGATCTGCCGCGTTTTCCTGCACAGCGCCGCTGCTGTCGTTTCCGCGTGGCTGCTCGCAGGCTGCGGATCGTCCGTCAGCACTTCCACATCGCCCTCCGCCATTTCCAAATGTGCGGTCACGTTCGACGCACCCGCTGCGGCGCTGCCCGCCGGCGGCGGCACGGCTCAGATTGCGGTAAAGGCCGAGCGCGAGTGCCCGTGGACGGCGGAAGCGAGCGACGCCTGGCTCAGCATCACCGCAGGCCGCTCGGGGCAGGGGAATGGAACTGTCGAGGTCGCCGCCGCACCGAATGGCGATCCGGTGGTGCGCACGGGCGGCATCATGCTGAACGGATCGCGCGCCCAGATCACGCAGGCCGCGTCGGAGTGCAAGTACACGCTCTCGGCCGGGTCCGCGTCGTTCGGCGCGGCCGGCGGCTCGGGCGCCGTGGACGTCCGCGCGTCGAGCGCGCTCTGCGCCTGGACCGCGGCGTCGAACGGCGACTGGATCTCCATCACCTCGGGCGCGAGCGGGAAGGGTTCGGCCACGGTGTCGTTCACCGTCGCGCCGGCCGCCGGCCCGCCCCGCTCCGGCACCCTGACGATCGCCGGGCTGCCCTTCGAGATCACGCAGTCCGAAGGCTGCACGTTTGCGATCGCCCCCTCGACATTCGCCGCCGGATCGGCCGGCGCCTCGGGGGCCGTGGCGGTGACGGCCCCCGCCGGGTGTCCGTGGACCACGTCGAACAGTGTGAGCTGGATCACGCTCGCGGCGACGTCGGGGACCGGCAGCGGGGCGGTCGGGTTCACGGTGGCGGCGACGACCGGTCCGACGCGCACTGGAACACTGACCATCGCCGGTCTGCCGTTCACCGTCACGCAGTCACCCGGATGCAGCTACGACGTCTCGCCGCTGAACCACGCCGTGGATCCGAGCGGCGGCGCGCGCACCGTCACCGTCGGTGCGGCGGCCGGATGCGCCTGGACGGCGTCGAGCAGCGTGCCATGGATCACGATCACCGCGGGCACCAGCGGCAGCGGCGCCGGCAGCGTCACGTTCGCCGTCGCCCCGACGACCGGTCCGTCGCGTACGGGTACGCTCGCGGTCGGCGGTCAGACCGTGACCGTGGTGCAAAGCCAGGGCTGCACGTTCGCGATCTCGCCCGAGACGCAGTCGATGCCTGCGGCCGGCGGCGACGGGCGCGTGACGGTGACGGCGGGCGCCGGCTGCGCCTGGACGGCGACGAGCGGCGCGCCGTGGATCGCGATCGTGTCCGGCGCGACCGGCAGCGGCGACGGCAGCGTGAGCTTCAAGGTCGCGGCAACCACGGGTCCGGCGCGCACCGGCACGCTGACGATTGCCGGACGCACCTTCACGCTCAATCAGGGCGCGGACTGTACGATCGCGCTCTCCGCCACGTCCGCGACGCAGCCCGCCGCCGGCGGCAGCGGCGAGTTCGACGTGCGGACGGCGGCGGGATGCGGCTGGACGGCGTCGAGCCAGACACCGTGGCTGACCGTCACCGGCGGCAGCAGCGGCGACGGCAACGGCACCGTGCGCTACAGCGCGGCGCCCAACACGGGGCCGCAGCGGACGGGCACCATCAGTGCCGGCGGGCAGCTCTTCACGGTGCAGCAGACCGGCGGCTGCACCTACGCGATCTCGCCGCGGGAGCAGAACGTGCCGTCCGCCGGCGGCCCGGGATCGTTCGACGTCGCCACGGCCGGAGGCTGCGCATGGACAGCGACGTCGAGCGCGCCGTGGATCTCCGTTACATCGGGCGGCAGCGGAAACGGCCCGGGAGCGGTGCAGTTCACCGTGGCCGCAAATACCGCCGGCGCCCGCAGCGGCACGATTGGCGCCGGCGGCCAGACGTTCACCGTGACGCAGGCTGCGGCCTGCAGTCCCGCGGTCGCGCCGGAGGCCATCACTGTCCCGCCGTCCGGCGGCCCGCAGAACGTCACCGTGACGGCCGCCGCGGAGTGCCCGTGGACGGCCGTCAGCAACGCCGCGTGGATTGCGGTCACCGCCGGCGCGAGCGGATCGGGCAGCGGCGCCGTGCAGCTCGACGTCCAGCCAAACGCTGGTCCGGCACGGAACGGAACGGCGACAGTCGCGGGCAGGACGGTCGGCATCACTCAGGAGAGCGGCTGCACGTTCTCCATCGCGCCCGCCACGCAGCCCGCCGCAGCGGCGGGTGGGACCGGATCCGTCGCCGTCACCGCCGGCGCCGGCTGCGGCTGGACGGCCGTCAGCAACGCCCCGTGGATCACGGTGACCAAGGGGGCAGGCGGATCCGGCGCCGGCAGCGTCGAGTTCAGCGTCGACGCCAACGCGACCGGCGCCGCCCGCACCGGCACGATCACCATCGCCGGACAGACGTTCACGCTCGAACAAGCCGGATCCTGACGCCGCGCCGGGACCCGGCCGATCGGTTGACTGCCAACACCTTGGAGGTGTAGGCTCCCAACACATGACACCCGACAAGAGCGACGTGCTCTACGGCACCCTCGGCTTGATGGTCGTCAAGACCCTCGAGGCCCTCGGGCCGTTGCACGGCTACCGCATCGCCCGGCGGATCGAGCAGATCAGCGGCAACCAGCTCGCGCTCAACCAGGGCACCCTGTATCCGGCGCTGCTCAAGCTCGAGCAGATGGGGTGGATCTCGTCGAGGTGGGGCACCTCCGAGACCGGCCGGCGGGTCAAGGTCTACGCGCTGACCCGCGCCGGACGGAAACAGCTCGCCAGGGAAGAAGCCCAATGGCAGCGTGCCGCGGGCATCGTCGAGCGCTTCCTCAAGATCCCGGAAGGCTCGTGATCACCAGGCTGCGGATCTTCCTGTTCCGTCTGCGGGCCCTCGTTCGGGCGCGGCAGATGGATCGCGATCTGGAGGACGAGATCGGCAGTCACCTGGCCGAAGCGGCGGAGGAGTACAT
Protein-coding sequences here:
- a CDS encoding BACON domain-containing carbohydrate-binding protein is translated as MAPARSICRVFLHSAAAVVSAWLLAGCGSSVSTSTSPSAISKCAVTFDAPAAALPAGGGTAQIAVKAERECPWTAEASDAWLSITAGRSGQGNGTVEVAAAPNGDPVVRTGGIMLNGSRAQITQAASECKYTLSAGSASFGAAGGSGAVDVRASSALCAWTAASNGDWISITSGASGKGSATVSFTVAPAAGPPRSGTLTIAGLPFEITQSEGCTFAIAPSTFAAGSAGASGAVAVTAPAGCPWTTSNSVSWITLAATSGTGSGAVGFTVAATTGPTRTGTLTIAGLPFTVTQSPGCSYDVSPLNHAVDPSGGARTVTVGAAAGCAWTASSSVPWITITAGTSGSGAGSVTFAVAPTTGPSRTGTLAVGGQTVTVVQSQGCTFAISPETQSMPAAGGDGRVTVTAGAGCAWTATSGAPWIAIVSGATGSGDGSVSFKVAATTGPARTGTLTIAGRTFTLNQGADCTIALSATSATQPAAGGSGEFDVRTAAGCGWTASSQTPWLTVTGGSSGDGNGTVRYSAAPNTGPQRTGTISAGGQLFTVQQTGGCTYAISPREQNVPSAGGPGSFDVATAGGCAWTATSSAPWISVTSGGSGNGPGAVQFTVAANTAGARSGTIGAGGQTFTVTQAAACSPAVAPEAITVPPSGGPQNVTVTAAAECPWTAVSNAAWIAVTAGASGSGSGAVQLDVQPNAGPARNGTATVAGRTVGITQESGCTFSIAPATQPAAAAGGTGSVAVTAGAGCGWTAVSNAPWITVTKGAGGSGAGSVEFSVDANATGAARTGTITIAGQTFTLEQAGS
- a CDS encoding PadR family transcriptional regulator; amino-acid sequence: MTPDKSDVLYGTLGLMVVKTLEALGPLHGYRIARRIEQISGNQLALNQGTLYPALLKLEQMGWISSRWGTSETGRRVKVYALTRAGRKQLAREEAQWQRAAGIVERFLKIPEGS